TGAGATTATAGAATTAGCAAAACCCTAATTCTTTAGTTTTTAGAACAACATCCATATCTAAACTCATCTCTAATTTCCCTTTCTTCAAGAAGAAGATGGTATTTGGGTATCATTTGAGGAGTGCGACCCCTTGATTGCCATGAATCTGGATTTTTCTTTTTCTTCTTCATTCGGTGTTCTTCTACAATTCAGTCATGTAAACGATTTTTTAGATTCTATTTAACAAAAATTTTGTTTAATTTGATTTATTTATTTTTTGATTAGAAAAAATATTACTGCCATGTCATCTGCCAAATCATAGTCACAATTAATAACAACCATTTGATCAACTAAGATCTAAAGGATGAAAAAAGGTGTAAAAAATAGTGTCAAATATTGTGTCCCTTGAACCGGACCCAAATCTTGTATATGAAAATGAAAAGACTGAAGCATATATATGCGATATGTAATAATTGGATGGTTAGTAACTTAGAACAAACTCAACAGTTAATTGAAGAACTTATTTTCCATGAAATCGACTACATCACCAAGAAATTATTGAGATCTTGAGAGTATCGTAAAGAAAGCTACAAACACATCTTATGGGACTGTGACCCAGGAAGAAAATTGGCAACCATTTGATATGGGTGGATTTAGGGTGGGGTTCCATAACCCATACACATACATAGAGCAAAAAGGCCTACATGAGCTGAAAAAAGATGTACATGCATTTCCTCCATAAGTAAAAGAAAGTTGATACCCTATTTAACTTCTGAAAAGAAATAAAAAATAAACGAAAGAAAAAAAAATTGTTGGGGCGAGAGAGGCTCGAACTCTCGACCTCAGGATAACTCAGAAGCTATGAGACCTACGCGCTAGCCAACTGCGCCACCGCCCCTTGTTGATACTATGTGCAAAGAAAAGTTATATAAACCGTAAATAAAACTGTGTCCTACTTTTTCTTAGAACATTAGGTGGGAATGGAAAACCATTATTAGTCTTCTGCACCTCCCATCTGATATGAATGTGCCTACCTGCGAAAGGAAGCTACTTTTGACCATCTATCCCTTTCCTTTTCTTCCTTTTTTTTTTTTTTTCCAGAACTCTCATTGATCTAGCTACCATCGTAAAGTCATGCTTGTTCGAGTAGCCTGTAAAATTGGAAGCAAGTCTTAAAATCTGATGAAGCGATCGATGTTGTATAGGATAGAAACTCATGGATTTCTCAAGCATAATTTCTCTACTTAATTATGATCTGTATGTCTCGCTTGTATGAAAATGCAAATTATATATGCCTGTTACTATTAATCAAATCAAGCAGTAAAATATTGGATTCAAGTTTGTAGCCATCTAAGTTGTAAGCTTGTGAAGAAGAATCAAAATCAAAGATCACGAGGGTCCTCCACGAGTCAACACTGGAAGTCTAGTGTAGATCAGTCACACGTGCATGGGTCCTATGATCGATCTACTGGCTTTCACTAGAGGCCATACGCAGAACCTCACTGGATAATATCAAGAAAATGCGAGTCGAACACCACATGGTTGGAACTTTGGTACTTGAAAAATATTTTTCAGACTCTGTTTTTCATTTTAGGCCATAGCAAAGAGATGAAAGTGAAACCTTTCCCACAAGATAAAGGAGAAAAAGTGGCTTCAAGCTCGTCTTATGGCCCTGCGGCCCATTGTGTTTTTCTTAGGAGATCTGATATATACGAACAATATTAATGCTCTGTGTTTCGAGATTTCATAATCCTCGTTTTGACTATTTTTAGCTAAAAGTTTCTATTACAGATCCTAAATTAAAACTTGGAAAATGATTTTAAGCCTTCAAACTTATACATTTATCTAGCATTGTATAAGACATCTACAAGAGGGCACACTATTCTACGGCATGTAGGATACGTAACATTTTTCATGGGTCTGTTAAATATCTTCAAAGTGATAATGGTTCTGAGTATGTGAACAACACATTTTTCAATTATTGTAATTTGTTGGGTATACTTTATTAGTGAGTTTTCTCGTTACACTTGACTCTACCCTATGCGTCGTAAAAATGAAGCTCTCACTCACTTCCAAACTCTAGTTGCCATGATACGAAATATTTTCATTGGTCTGTTATATATCTTCTAAGTGATAATGACACTGAGTATGTGAACAACGCATTTTCCAATTATTGTAATTTGTTGGGTATGTAAGAACGATTCTCTTGTCCCCATACACCTCAGTAAAATGAGTTTGCTAAGCGTAAGCATCGACATATTGCTACAATGACCCCGTACAACTAACCGGATGAAATCTAGCTCTTTGCCTTCATCTATCACTCAAAATTACCTAGTACGATCTGAGTTACAAATATATATTAATATCCTAACTAGTAACGGTTTTCTCCAACATCTCATTTCAAATACTTGAAACAATATAGAGTGAACTATTTTCTATTGGAATAATTATAATGGTGCCGCAAATATTCAACTGACGACATATATGTACGTATAATCTTGTCTGCATATCTATCTATTAATATAAAACAGATGAAAATGAGAAACATGGCAACAGTGCAATGAAAGTTGCATGACTGAGGATATAGAACATGGTGAACATAACGTTGTACAAACATAACCGGAGTTGTAATTCTGTGAGAACACCAATATTTTGTGTCCTTTATTTCTCGGCAGCATATATGTCTGGAGATTTAATATTTCTTCGTTAGCAACTTAGCATTAGAAACTTGATAAGAAAGAATTATAGGGGGTGAGATCGTAATGTCATAAGCAGCTTAGAAAGAAAATATGAAGATTTAAAGTTTGAATATGCATGTTGATGAAGCAAAACTTCAGTCATCCCGCACTCTGCTGCTATTAAGCGAAAATTAACAAACTCAAACTGGGTTTGATACAACTATAGAAATGGGTTATTAATTGGCATATCTCTGAAAATTTACCCAGTTTGAGTTTGATAGAAATGGGTTATTAACAGCTGTTAACTAATAAACCGTCAGCTGTTCTTTAACTCATAAGATTTGCAGAATGAAGCAGAACAATCTTAAATACCCTTTACCAAATCAACATATAAATAATAAAGTGAAGCACATTACAAGTGCAACTAAAAGATAGGATGATCCGGCTTAACTGCTGCAAGGAAGAGTTCATCGATTTAGACATCCGATCACCCCTTAATACTGCCCTTGTCAAAACACAGAATACGGCTATGATCGATAAATACAAAGAAAGATATAAAGTTCTTATTCACCTCTACTACAAAGTACAAAGTTTTCAGTTGCTCTAACTTGAGCACACTAGTATATATACAAATACAAGTTGATATATGTTGCCTTGTTTGAGTTGTTTCAAATGAAGTATGTATCTGCCAATAGACCTAAGTGATAAGGTCTAAGATTAAAAGTCTAGGACGTTTCAAAAGATCATGGCAAACCTAAGCGTCTAGCTAGGACGTTTCAAAAACGCTGATCATGGCAAAAGGAAATCCTTGTCCCATCAAAATGATCAAATATCAACCTCTCATGGATTATCGACTAGGATAAGGGTGTATAAAAAGTCCCAATTGAATTTAGTGTACCATAAGAAGATTGCAAAGGACAAAGAAACTATATCCACAATCAGAACATGAGATTTGATGAGTCCACAACTGTGGAGCGTCCCTTTCGAAAGGAACGTTTTTGTTCACGAGTAGAGTTAAAAGATATCCAAGGAGAACAAAAATCAAGTGCTATAGACATTTCAGTTCATCAAATTCATTTGATCAAATAATCGATGCAGCAACAAGAATAACAACGATCCATTGATCAAGAACTTCACCTTTTCCAATTCCGTATTGAACAACAAGAGAGGCATGAAAATGAACAATGAATGAGATCAAGAGAAGAAAAACCATCCATCATTTCTGCAAGGATTAGATAGAGAAAATCTACCATCTAATTGAGGCAGAAATGATCACCACAGTACAAAATGAGTAAAGATTACCGACAAGAAGTCATCGAACAGGAACCTTGCAGAGAACAATCACCAATTAAGCACCCGAAAACAAGCAACGCGCAGGCCACAGAAATCTATATACCAAACCAATGTGGCAGCTTTGAGTTTAACACAACGTACCCAATTCTCATTTCTGATCATTAGGGCATTCCCTGGCCAAATGCCCATCCTCTCCACAATTATAACAACCACCACCACGGCCCCGGCCTCCACCGTAGCCTCTACCTCTACCTCCACCTCGACCACGGCCGCCAAATCTCCCACCCCCACCTCCGCCCTCGTAACAATCCCTCGCCAAATGCCCAACTTCACCGCAATTGTAGCACTCACCGCCACCGCCACGACCACCGCCACCATAACCTCCACGACCGCCGTAGCCATCACCCCTCCCGCCTCCTCTGGCCACACTATATTCCTCTGGGCCCCCGCCAGACCTCCCATAACCACCGCGGTGGCCGCCCCTCCCGCCTCCACGG
The window above is part of the Fragaria vesca subsp. vesca linkage group LG2, FraVesHawaii_1.0, whole genome shotgun sequence genome. Proteins encoded here:
- the LOC101295892 gene encoding uncharacterized protein LOC101295892, which codes for MAAETARSTGTVKWFSAQKGFGFISPEDGGEDLFVHQTSIQSDGFRTLSEGQTVEFVVEFSEDGRTKAVDVVNLTRSRRPGYDQGGRGRGGGRGGHRGGYGRSGGGPEEYSVARGGGRGDGYGGRGGYGGGGRGGGGECYNCGEVGHLARDCYEGGGGGGRFGGRGRGGGRGRGYGGGRGRGGGCYNCGEDGHLARECPNDQK